A part of Bacteroidota bacterium genomic DNA contains:
- a CDS encoding T9SS type A sorting domain-containing protein: protein MKKCLLAVLAIPLMTFSLKSQCTLANYMAAIRIPIASFPYTATSAPSLTVSAINSGAPTLGNSTYACDGNSYGGASPAWWLNGAAQSLTFNFSSPVTSLTFLINGTNSTEVFYIVSNSTCVISLSNYCAIGYTSVGGTLTAGATAGLGSLITVNNPGGATQYVMTHNGLGAGSRVTLLDCFVVGSGPCVLPVELTNFNAQCRSNNLVELNWTTLTEHNNDFFTIEKSRDGENWETIANVKGAGNSYEKKNYTYRYNDIINSIVYYRLKQTDFNEDFKYSQIVSMNDCSVKGKGTLIVFPNPSSSEVTFNTDVDGVEAEIYNVLGIKEAVFKLERGDNKINLSTLSSGTYYIKTSGENSGAQVQKFIINK, encoded by the coding sequence ATGAAAAAATGTTTACTAGCTGTATTGGCAATTCCTTTGATGACTTTTTCATTAAAGTCACAATGTACTTTAGCTAATTATATGGCGGCTATTAGGATTCCTATTGCGTCATTTCCGTATACAGCAACAAGCGCGCCTTCATTAACTGTTTCCGCCATTAATTCCGGCGCACCAACATTAGGTAATTCAACTTACGCATGTGATGGAAATTCTTATGGAGGCGCATCACCGGCATGGTGGCTTAATGGTGCTGCACAAAGTTTAACGTTTAATTTTTCATCACCTGTTACAAGTTTAACTTTTTTAATTAACGGTACAAATTCTACTGAGGTATTTTATATAGTATCAAATAGTACTTGTGTGATTTCTTTGAGTAATTATTGTGCAATCGGCTATACATCTGTTGGAGGAACTTTAACGGCCGGAGCAACAGCCGGCTTGGGCTCTCTAATCACAGTAAATAATCCGGGTGGTGCAACGCAATATGTTATGACTCATAATGGTTTAGGTGCAGGGTCACGTGTTACGCTTTTAGATTGTTTTGTGGTAGGAAGTGGTCCGTGCGTTCTTCCGGTTGAATTAACTAATTTCAATGCTCAGTGCCGTTCAAATAATTTGGTTGAATTAAACTGGACAACACTTACAGAGCATAACAATGATTTCTTTACGATTGAAAAAAGTAGAGACGGGGAGAATTGGGAAACTATTGCGAATGTTAAGGGAGCAGGTAATTCATATGAAAAAAAGAATTACACTTACAGATATAATGATATTATTAATTCTATAGTTTATTACAGACTTAAGCAAACCGATTTTAATGAAGATTTTAAATACAGTCAGATTGTTTCGATGAATGATTGCAGTGTAAAAGGGAAAGGTACATTAATTGTTTTTCCAAATCCATCTTCTTCTGAGGTTACTTTTAATACCGATGTTGATGGCGTCGAGGCTGAGATTTATAATGTTTTGGGGATTAAGGAAGCTGTATTTAAGTTAGAGCGCGGTGATAATAAAATCAACTTGAGCACACTTTCTTCCGGGACCTATTATATTAAAACCTCAGGCGAAAATTCGGGTGCACAGGTTCAAAAGTTCATTATTAATAAATAA
- a CDS encoding response regulator transcription factor has translation MSKKMTYIAIVDDKRVLRTALEEKLNSFDNYSVLFTAENGRDFLEKMVEARKSREPDVVLMDIDMPIMNGVEAVEEGKIRFPELKYLMLTIFDENDKIFSAIKAGADGYLLKDESIEKIKEAINNVLNEEGAPMSPSIARRALNLLMSANIESFNKSEVKLDYHLTDKEKSILMYLIDGLEYKEIASHLDLSPNTVRNHVASIYKKLHVTSRAQAIKLYNRNKL, from the coding sequence ATGAGTAAAAAAATGACATATATTGCGATAGTGGACGACAAACGAGTTTTACGGACTGCGCTTGAGGAAAAACTCAATAGTTTTGATAACTACTCAGTGTTATTTACAGCCGAAAACGGAAGGGATTTTTTGGAAAAAATGGTGGAGGCTAGAAAATCACGAGAACCGGATGTGGTACTAATGGATATTGATATGCCTATTATGAATGGCGTAGAAGCTGTTGAAGAGGGGAAAATAAGATTTCCCGAATTGAAATATCTAATGCTTACCATTTTTGATGAAAATGATAAAATATTCAGTGCGATTAAAGCCGGAGCCGATGGATATCTTTTAAAAGACGAATCCATTGAAAAAATTAAAGAAGCTATCAATAATGTTTTAAATGAGGAAGGAGCGCCTATGAGTCCGAGCATAGCACGGAGAGCCCTTAATTTATTAATGAGTGCAAACATTGAGTCGTTTAATAAATCAGAGGTAAAATTGGATTATCACCTTACAGATAAAGAAAAGAGCATATTAATGTACCTTATTGACGGTTTGGAATACAAAGAAATTGCCTCCCACCTCGATTTAAGTCCGAATACTGTTCGCAATCATGTAGCCTCAATTTATAAAAAGCTACACGTTACGTCGAGAGCGCAGGCTATTAAACTGTACAATAGGAATAAACTATAA
- a CDS encoding S8 family serine peptidase, with translation MKKITLLVAALAAQLFCNAQDGRYQLMLSSGLVEPTANFEQVKSSVPNKSELFNGNYFRYIQFNSLPTEQQKSELESKGVKLMLYLPTNTFMAAIKENTSLQTLSGYNIRGIYSIKAEYKLLKELSEAIKENNFPGYAVKGNKIGIGITAYQNISFEAFKQQLLSKGYEITFEDQLTNWVVTWVNKNDLLNFINQPFICSAELVDDTPQPDNNVGRTSHRSNAISTSYSGGRKYNGNGVQVMLQDDGIIGPHIDYQGRLPMQFMTSNSGDHGDHCAGIIMAAGNKDPLTRGMAWGSDIYVYNASPSYQGFDSINSHYGKYGIRIISTSYSDGCNAGYTTRAQQLDIQNLSMPQLIHVFSAGNNGTSNCSYGAGAGWGNVTGGHKHSKNSIAVANLDYLDVRNSSSSRGPAHDGRLKPEVSAVGTNVYSTSDPNNYVTKTGTSMSCPGVAGVFAQLYEAYKALNSGNNPPSALMKAIVMNTADDLGNPGPDFSHGYGRVNALNAVKAIETVAYTSGTVSTGATNIHNITVPAGVRQMKVLTYWHDYQAAVSASVALVNNLNTFISTPSATTVNPLVLNYTPNATTLNLPATQGVDIRNNHEQVVISNPAAGNYALNVTGAAVPMGPQAYYVTWIFYMDGYTLTYPMGGEGFVPGETETIRWDAFETTGNQTLEYSTNGGSTWTTISTTIAGNQRHYNWTVPAALSGQCRVRISRGAYNDASDANFSIIPLPSNLQVNWACPDSVRLTWNAASGATSYDIFKLGTMYMDSIGTSSTTSFVVPNAFSTQTYWFSVRARGPLGAVGRRMIAIQKTPGTFSCPMTNDAACNNLVSPSGTIPNCQNLTATPVTINLFNAGVNAITTVPVYYRVNSGPIVSETYTGTIAPSGTVAYTFSTPANVSTIGNYNVKAWAKYVTDMNVTNDSAFANVSVVSGTTATLPLTEDFETFALCGTSNVCSTVCGLGNGFINESNTIDQHDWRTDEGGTPSANTGPIVDYSPGTSTGNYVYLESSTPCVNLTANLLSPCVDLSTITNPMLSFAYHMYGTDMGTLYVDILANGAWTNNVWSMTGNKGNSWFVANISLSAWASQKINVRWRGVTGANFLSDMALDAINIQSSTNIDKLTSLDGIMVYPNPGSGDFNLNVNGLNNTELSYTVTDISGKIILQNNAGLKTGSFNTVIDLKEAASGMYFLQIKRGEETGYLKLIKN, from the coding sequence ATGAAAAAAATTACACTTCTTGTGGCTGCATTAGCCGCTCAATTATTCTGCAACGCGCAGGACGGGCGTTATCAATTAATGCTATCATCGGGGCTTGTTGAACCTACAGCCAATTTCGAACAAGTGAAATCTTCTGTTCCTAACAAGAGTGAACTTTTTAACGGAAACTATTTCCGTTATATACAATTCAATAGTTTGCCAACTGAACAACAAAAATCAGAACTGGAAAGTAAAGGTGTAAAGCTGATGCTTTATTTGCCGACAAATACCTTTATGGCAGCCATTAAAGAAAATACGTCTTTACAAACACTTTCCGGCTATAATATCCGTGGTATTTATTCTATTAAAGCCGAATACAAATTATTAAAAGAATTAAGTGAAGCTATTAAGGAAAATAATTTTCCGGGTTATGCCGTGAAAGGAAATAAAATCGGAATTGGTATCACCGCTTATCAAAACATTTCGTTTGAAGCTTTCAAACAACAATTATTAAGCAAAGGCTACGAAATTACTTTCGAAGACCAACTTACAAATTGGGTTGTTACCTGGGTTAACAAAAATGATTTGTTGAATTTTATCAATCAACCTTTTATTTGTTCGGCCGAATTAGTTGACGATACTCCTCAACCGGATAATAATGTTGGTCGTACTTCACATCGCAGTAATGCCATTTCTACTTCTTACTCGGGTGGAAGAAAATACAATGGTAATGGTGTACAAGTGATGTTGCAAGATGATGGTATCATTGGTCCGCACATCGATTATCAAGGACGATTACCTATGCAATTCATGACTAGTAATAGTGGCGATCATGGTGATCATTGCGCCGGTATTATCATGGCTGCCGGAAATAAAGATCCTTTAACGCGCGGTATGGCTTGGGGCTCCGACATCTATGTTTACAATGCCTCTCCTTCTTACCAGGGATTCGATAGTATCAATTCTCACTATGGAAAATACGGTATTCGTATTATTTCAACTTCCTATTCTGATGGTTGTAATGCAGGTTATACAACTCGCGCCCAACAATTAGACATTCAAAATTTAAGCATGCCTCAATTGATTCATGTATTTTCTGCAGGAAACAATGGTACTTCCAATTGCAGCTACGGTGCAGGTGCCGGTTGGGGTAATGTTACAGGCGGACACAAACATTCTAAAAATTCAATCGCGGTTGCTAACTTAGATTATTTAGATGTACGTAACAGTTCTTCAAGCCGCGGTCCAGCACATGATGGTCGATTAAAACCTGAAGTGAGTGCCGTTGGAACAAATGTTTATTCAACCAGTGATCCAAATAATTATGTAACAAAAACCGGAACATCTATGTCTTGTCCGGGTGTTGCAGGCGTATTTGCTCAATTATATGAAGCTTATAAAGCACTCAATAGCGGTAATAACCCTCCAAGCGCTTTAATGAAAGCTATTGTGATGAATACGGCTGATGATTTAGGAAATCCGGGACCGGATTTCAGTCATGGTTACGGACGTGTAAATGCATTAAACGCGGTGAAAGCAATTGAAACAGTTGCTTATACAAGCGGAACCGTAAGTACCGGCGCTACTAACATACATAATATTACTGTTCCTGCAGGTGTACGTCAGATGAAAGTACTAACCTATTGGCACGATTATCAAGCCGCGGTGAGTGCATCCGTTGCTTTGGTAAACAACTTAAATACATTTATTTCAACACCGAGTGCTACAACCGTTAATCCTTTGGTGTTAAATTACACGCCAAATGCAACTACTTTAAATTTACCGGCTACTCAAGGTGTAGATATCCGTAATAATCACGAACAAGTGGTGATTAGTAATCCGGCAGCAGGAAACTACGCTTTAAATGTAACCGGCGCTGCAGTACCAATGGGTCCGCAAGCTTATTATGTAACGTGGATTTTCTATATGGATGGTTACACATTAACATATCCAATGGGTGGCGAAGGATTTGTACCGGGAGAAACAGAAACGATTCGTTGGGATGCTTTTGAAACAACAGGGAATCAAACTTTAGAATATTCGACTAACGGTGGCTCTACATGGACAACCATAAGTACAACCATTGCAGGAAACCAACGTCATTATAACTGGACCGTACCGGCAGCTTTATCTGGACAATGCAGAGTACGTATTAGTCGCGGTGCGTATAATGACGCAAGCGATGCCAACTTCTCTATCATTCCTTTACCAAGTAACTTACAAGTAAATTGGGCTTGTCCTGATTCAGTAAGATTAACGTGGAATGCAGCCTCCGGTGCTACTTCGTATGATATTTTCAAATTGGGAACGATGTATATGGATTCAATCGGAACTTCATCAACAACTTCATTTGTAGTTCCAAATGCATTCAGCACACAAACATATTGGTTTAGTGTACGTGCACGCGGACCGTTAGGAGCTGTAGGAAGAAGAATGATTGCCATTCAAAAAACACCGGGAACATTCAGCTGTCCTATGACCAACGATGCGGCTTGTAATAACTTAGTAAGTCCTTCAGGAACTATTCCTAATTGTCAGAATTTAACTGCAACTCCTGTAACCATTAATTTATTTAACGCGGGCGTTAACGCGATTACAACTGTACCGGTTTATTACAGAGTAAATAGCGGACCAATCGTAAGCGAAACCTATACAGGAACAATTGCTCCATCTGGAACCGTTGCTTATACGTTTAGCACTCCTGCTAACGTCAGTACCATTGGAAATTATAATGTGAAAGCATGGGCGAAATATGTGACAGACATGAATGTTACCAATGACTCTGCATTTGCTAACGTTTCTGTCGTTTCAGGAACCACTGCAACTTTACCATTAACTGAAGATTTTGAAACATTTGCTTTATGCGGAACTTCTAATGTTTGTTCAACTGTTTGCGGATTAGGAAACGGTTTCATTAATGAAAGTAATACAATTGATCAACATGATTGGAGAACGGATGAAGGAGGAACTCCTTCTGCGAATACGGGCCCAATAGTCGATTATAGTCCCGGCACGTCTACCGGAAATTATGTTTACCTCGAGTCATCAACGCCTTGCGTTAACTTAACTGCAAACTTATTAAGCCCATGTGTTGATTTGTCTACCATTACCAATCCTATGCTAAGCTTTGCCTATCACATGTATGGTACCGACATGGGAACCTTATATGTAGACATTTTAGCCAATGGGGCATGGACGAATAATGTGTGGTCGATGACCGGTAACAAAGGTAATAGCTGGTTCGTTGCAAACATCAGTTTAAGTGCTTGGGCCTCTCAAAAAATTAATGTTCGCTGGAGAGGTGTAACCGGAGCTAATTTCTTATCTGATATGGCTCTTGACGCCATCAATATTCAAAGCTCTACCAATATTGATAAGTTAACAAGCCTGGATGGAATCATGGTGTATCCAAATCCCGGAAGTGGTGATTTCAACTTAAATGTAAACGGATTAAACAATACGGAATTAAGTTATACTGTTACAGACATTAGCGGTAAAATTATATTACAAAATAATGCAGGATTAAAAACCGGCAGCTTTAATACAGTGATTGATTTGAAGGAAGCTGCATCAGGTATGTACTTCTTACAAATTAAGCGCGGAGAAGAAACAGGGTACTTAAAGTTAATTAAGAATTAA
- a CDS encoding T9SS type A sorting domain-containing protein codes for MKKFLLPILLAGSFMKGQTWAPIFTPGTPTGTTTISQTSLNDFSFYNNNLGIVSLGYVYHLTTDGGATWSHWKDFFPYPQNKAVFYLNATDIVTGTGNGRIYKSTDNGNTFTQKATPVSDVMALDFKGNFGVLVDNYCKASYSSDGGENWTMISNTVLCGNLSAMKHVNVVDANTTYICGNNTNFFKTTNGCVNWSPVITGYTGNYTGLNFIDANTGFVTIYSGSPNAARLLKTTDGGSTWSNLTPALVAAGSNTTSTFGAVYAIDANTIYVGVDGGKIMVSTDGGATFTTDFTHTSCTSCPFSKLKYAGGVLFASHNSGGTTSKVFKKTISGVGINEVAKELIFSIYPNPAQDFLMIEHNTKESGKVKIYSTDGKLVKEADLNTEKINISFLNAGIYIVKTETESGSFGYRKFVKE; via the coding sequence ATGAAAAAATTTTTACTCCCCATCTTACTTGCAGGCAGCTTTATGAAAGGGCAAACCTGGGCACCAATTTTCACCCCCGGAACACCAACCGGAACCACTACAATTTCACAAACCTCATTAAACGATTTTTCGTTCTACAATAACAATCTTGGTATTGTTTCATTGGGTTATGTATATCATCTCACAACCGACGGAGGCGCTACTTGGAGTCACTGGAAAGACTTTTTTCCATACCCACAAAATAAGGCTGTGTTTTATTTAAACGCTACAGATATTGTAACCGGTACCGGCAATGGAAGAATTTATAAAAGCACTGACAATGGAAATACCTTTACACAAAAAGCGACTCCTGTTAGTGATGTTATGGCCTTAGATTTTAAAGGAAATTTTGGTGTGCTGGTAGACAATTATTGCAAAGCATCTTACTCAAGTGATGGCGGTGAAAACTGGACAATGATTAGTAATACTGTATTATGTGGTAATTTATCAGCCATGAAACATGTAAATGTGGTAGACGCTAACACCACTTACATTTGCGGAAACAATACCAATTTCTTTAAAACTACCAATGGTTGTGTGAATTGGAGTCCGGTTATTACAGGTTATACCGGCAATTACACCGGATTAAATTTCATTGACGCTAATACCGGATTTGTTACTATTTATTCGGGTTCACCCAATGCTGCCCGATTATTAAAAACTACTGATGGCGGAAGTACCTGGAGCAATTTAACACCGGCATTGGTGGCCGCAGGTTCTAATACCACTTCAACGTTTGGAGCCGTTTATGCAATTGATGCTAATACTATTTATGTTGGTGTAGATGGTGGTAAAATAATGGTATCGACGGATGGAGGTGCAACTTTTACAACCGACTTTACGCACACAAGCTGCACTTCTTGTCCATTTAGCAAGTTAAAATACGCAGGTGGTGTTTTATTTGCTTCGCACAACAGTGGAGGCACAACAAGCAAAGTATTCAAGAAAACAATAAGCGGAGTAGGAATAAATGAAGTGGCGAAGGAGTTGATTTTCTCGATCTATCCGAATCCCGCTCAGGATTTCTTAATGATTGAACATAACACCAAAGAAAGTGGTAAAGTAAAGATTTATTCAACTGACGGAAAATTAGTAAAAGAAGCCGACCTTAATACAGAGAAAATAAACATAAGCTTTTTAAATGCAGGTATCTATATTGTAAAAACTGAAACAGAATCAGGCTCTTTCGGTTATAGAAAATTCGTTAAAGAATAA
- a CDS encoding tetratricopeptide repeat protein → MRCLLLIFLIVFNIGLYSQTEPKSFLEKYHQTKAKVIIDSAVVDTFFKLIYTLQFDHEKLADSLATDLVTYANTKDNNYLKAKSFLVKAMIDDYQNEYLPAIQNIKQAISYLEKGKPGGNLCYAYQLLATLYNRTGNISLAQQAGMQGLKMALQLKNNVLISNAYNFLGVGFNKDKKYQKAIGIFYKLIQLSLQNNDSNMLSRAYTNISISYRNLKSTDSALIYAKKSLVVAANRNQIYDIAYAYNDIGVAYLESNHLDSALSYFLKSIKIREEISDNWELGYTYTYASIVYEKLKEPAMSLHYAHKALSITSKNNNVKQRFMVFEHLSNFYKQQRKFDSAHFYLEKYAFLKDSFNTASFQLNTDALIASYQFTEKQKAIELLNQVNQNQTSKIKNQQLFIWMSVISSFLLVVIAVLMIRSRKEKANQAILQAKFEEESLRRLEAEKYQKEKERISRDLHDNVGGQLSYILYSIDGLNNENADKRETTVKNINQVAKSVIDNLRDTIWAINDGNISLYDFCDKLKVHARTMFKSSDTEVVFKESLEIAPDLNLTLGLNLYRICQEILNNAFKYSKASSVQITVSSNERIEIVIEDNGVGFNLTDDKKDSYGLKNIRNRAEESNVIMEFYSETGKGTKYKLLVDSYYLN, encoded by the coding sequence ATGAGGTGTTTACTTTTAATCTTCTTAATTGTTTTTAATATCGGCTTATATTCCCAAACCGAACCCAAATCATTTCTTGAAAAGTACCATCAAACGAAAGCAAAGGTGATTATAGACTCAGCTGTTGTAGATACTTTTTTTAAATTGATTTATACCCTTCAGTTCGATCATGAAAAACTGGCCGATTCATTGGCAACTGATTTAGTTACTTATGCGAATACAAAAGATAATAATTACTTAAAAGCAAAATCTTTTCTCGTTAAGGCGATGATTGATGATTATCAGAATGAATATTTACCCGCCATTCAAAATATCAAACAAGCCATCAGTTATTTAGAAAAAGGTAAGCCCGGTGGAAATTTATGTTACGCGTATCAATTACTGGCAACGCTTTACAATCGTACCGGTAATATCAGCTTGGCGCAGCAGGCAGGAATGCAAGGATTAAAAATGGCACTTCAATTAAAAAATAATGTATTAATCTCCAATGCGTACAATTTTTTGGGAGTAGGTTTTAATAAGGATAAGAAGTATCAAAAAGCCATTGGAATCTTTTATAAGTTGATTCAGTTATCCCTGCAAAATAACGATTCTAATATGCTTTCAAGAGCTTATACAAATATTAGTATCTCCTATCGGAATTTAAAGTCTACCGACAGCGCATTAATATATGCCAAAAAATCACTTGTTGTTGCAGCCAACAGAAATCAAATTTATGATATTGCTTATGCTTATAATGATATTGGTGTTGCTTATTTGGAAAGTAATCATCTTGACAGCGCACTGTCCTACTTTCTTAAATCTATTAAAATCAGAGAAGAAATCAGCGACAACTGGGAGTTGGGCTATACTTATACCTACGCGTCGATAGTTTACGAAAAGCTGAAAGAACCCGCTATGAGTTTGCACTATGCGCATAAAGCCTTATCTATTACAAGTAAGAATAATAATGTGAAACAAAGATTTATGGTTTTTGAGCACTTATCAAATTTTTACAAGCAACAAAGAAAGTTCGATTCAGCTCATTTTTATCTCGAAAAATATGCTTTTTTAAAGGATTCGTTTAACACAGCGAGCTTTCAACTTAATACTGATGCGCTTATTGCTTCTTATCAATTTACTGAAAAGCAAAAGGCAATTGAGTTATTAAATCAGGTTAATCAAAATCAAACTTCTAAAATTAAAAATCAACAATTGTTTATTTGGATGTCGGTAATAAGTTCATTTTTACTTGTCGTTATTGCTGTTTTGATGATTAGATCACGTAAAGAAAAAGCTAATCAGGCCATACTGCAAGCTAAGTTTGAAGAGGAATCACTTAGACGTTTAGAAGCGGAAAAATATCAAAAGGAGAAGGAGAGGATCTCACGCGATTTACATGACAATGTTGGCGGACAGTTATCCTACATATTGTATTCTATTGATGGATTAAACAATGAAAATGCTGATAAACGTGAGACGACTGTTAAGAATATTAATCAAGTTGCAAAAAGTGTCATAGATAATTTGAGAGATACCATTTGGGCAATTAATGACGGAAATATTTCATTGTATGATTTCTGCGATAAGCTAAAAGTACACGCGCGTACCATGTTTAAAAGCAGCGATACTGAAGTTGTTTTTAAAGAGTCTTTAGAGATAGCTCCGGATTTAAATCTAACCTTAGGGCTAAATTTATATCGTATATGCCAGGAAATTTTGAATAACGCGTTTAAATATTCTAAAGCTTCTAGCGTCCAAATTACTGTTAGTTCAAATGAGAGAATTGAAATTGTTATAGAAGATAATGGAGTGGGGTTTAATCTTACAGATGATAAAAAAGACAGTTATGGTTTAAAAAATATTAGGAACAGGGCAGAAGAATCTAACGTAATAATGGAATTTTATTCCGAAACAGGTAAGGGCACTAAATATAAATTACTAGTAGATTCGTACTATTTGAATTAA